From a region of the Helianthus annuus cultivar XRQ/B chromosome 5, HanXRQr2.0-SUNRISE, whole genome shotgun sequence genome:
- the LOC110889396 gene encoding uncharacterized protein At1g28695 produces the protein MDHPPRARARLPLVLFILAFLSLSVIFFGSDKARSGSIARITHKFDSGLTTLVMPLRRVDDLEEALAGAATRYKTVILTMVNKAYVEGEKAMLDIFLDGFWMGEGTRPLVNHLLIIAVDQTAYERCMFLRLHCYKMKTDGVDFVGEKMYMSEDFIKMMWQRTRILGDVLRRGYNFIFTDTDVLWLRDPFPRLNLNHKIDLQISVDEFNGNQWSEKGQMINTGFYMIKSNNKTITLFNEWYARRDNSTGMKEQDVLVELMKKGAFKRLGIGVRFLDTVFFSGICEDSRDVRAVVTVHANCCRSIKAKVHDLKRIMLDWQRFKASPIDETSEFAWSNHSACAESWKQ, from the exons ATGGATCATCCACCCAGGGCTAGGGCTAGACTCCCTCTTGTCCTATTCATCTTAGCGTTTTTATCCCTGTCTGTCATCTTTTTTGGATCAGATAAAGCCCGGTCCGGATCAATTGCCAGGATAACTCACAAGTTCGATTCTGGCTTAACCACTTTGGTCATG CCATTGAGGCGTGTTGATGATTTGGAAGAGGCATTGGCTGGAGCTGCAACAAGATACAAAACGGTGATTTTAACAATGGTGAATAAAGCCTACGTTGAGGGAGAAAAAGCAATGCTCGACATATTTTTGGATGGGTTTTGGATGGGAGAAGGTACACGGCCACTTGTTAATCATCTTTTGATCATTGCGGTGGATCAAACCGCGTATGAACGATGCATGTTTCTTAGGCTACATTGTTACAAAATGAAGACAGATGGTGTTGATTTCGTGGGTGAGAAGATGTACATGTCGGAAGATTTCATCAAAATGATGTGGCAAAGAACGCGTATTCTTGGAGACGTTCTTAGGCGTGGATACAACTTCATCTTCACG GATACAGATGTATTATGGTTAAGAGATCCATTTCCAAGGCTAAACTTAAACCATAAGATAGATCTTCAGATCAGTGTTGACGAGTTTAATGGCAACCAATGGTCTGAAAAAGGCCAGATGATCAACACTGGTTTCTACATGATCAAATCAAATAACAAAACGATTACGTTGTTCAACGAATGGTACGCAAGAAGGGATAACTCAACAGGGATGAAAGAACAAGATGTTCTTGTTGAACTAATGAAGAAAGGTGCTTTTAAACGGTTAGGCATTGGAGTTAGGTTCTTAGACACGGTTTTTTTCAGTGGAATTTGTGAAGATAGTAGAGATGTTAGGGCTGTTGTAACTGTTCATGCCAATTGTTGTCGTAGTATCAAAGCCAAAGTGCATGATTTGAAGAGGATTATGCTTGACTGGCAGAGGTTTAAGGCGTCCCCAATCGATGAGACTTCGGAATTTGCATGGTCAAATCATTCCGCATGTGCTGAGTCTTGGAAACAATGA